A genomic segment from Azospirillum sp. TSH58 encodes:
- a CDS encoding lipopolysaccharide biosynthesis protein: MRMIPASLVRSFWTLADQGVVSLGMFAINIQLARTFPSEEYGTFVFFLSVLLALQVVNVSLIQYPLSVEGAVLDRAERRTLAGRAILMTAGSILPLSGIVALVGYGLGMPELVGPAVLYFIVWQVQEIGRRGLMSGLKHDKALWGDSVTYLGQIAVLNLMALSGHLTLERVFIAMTGPALAGAVVHFAILRPRFDGLSDLPAVVRRFWSIGHWALANNLFLMLRVQSLVWLMAAMDGMASTAAFQAVVNLVNIANPIIIGMGNLVPQIAARGRSTLHTEAGGLHPDEQAWLAIRGYVVIGAAPLLVYYSLGLLFPDQMLHIVYGAMSPYADQEWPLRLLSIGALSGYLAEMVCSYFYGVQRSQFALVVNVTGTLAVFAVVGPLAAMYGVAGVCMALLFSSLLRVGAAHYYLSKTRTAHVAR; this comes from the coding sequence ATGAGGATGATCCCGGCGTCGCTCGTCCGCAGCTTCTGGACCCTCGCCGACCAGGGCGTGGTCAGCCTGGGCATGTTCGCCATCAACATCCAGCTCGCCCGGACCTTCCCGTCGGAGGAATACGGGACCTTCGTCTTCTTCCTGTCGGTCCTGCTGGCGCTCCAGGTCGTCAACGTCAGCCTGATCCAGTACCCGCTGTCGGTGGAGGGCGCGGTGCTGGACCGCGCCGAACGCCGGACGCTGGCGGGCCGCGCCATCCTCATGACCGCCGGATCGATCCTGCCGCTGTCCGGCATCGTGGCGCTGGTCGGCTATGGGCTGGGCATGCCGGAACTGGTCGGCCCCGCCGTGCTCTACTTCATCGTCTGGCAGGTGCAGGAGATCGGGCGGCGCGGGCTGATGTCCGGGCTGAAGCACGACAAGGCGCTGTGGGGCGACAGCGTCACCTATCTGGGCCAGATCGCCGTGCTGAACCTGATGGCTCTCAGCGGCCACCTGACGCTGGAACGGGTGTTCATCGCCATGACCGGTCCGGCGCTGGCCGGGGCAGTCGTCCATTTCGCGATCCTGCGCCCGCGCTTCGACGGCCTGTCGGATTTGCCGGCGGTGGTCCGACGCTTCTGGTCGATCGGCCATTGGGCGCTCGCCAACAACCTGTTCCTGATGCTGCGGGTGCAGAGCCTCGTCTGGCTGATGGCGGCGATGGACGGCATGGCGTCGACCGCGGCGTTCCAGGCCGTGGTCAATCTGGTGAACATCGCCAACCCGATCATCATCGGCATGGGCAACCTCGTCCCCCAGATCGCGGCACGCGGGCGCAGCACCCTGCACACGGAAGCGGGGGGGCTGCATCCCGACGAGCAGGCGTGGCTGGCGATCCGCGGCTACGTCGTCATCGGGGCGGCACCGCTGCTGGTCTATTACAGCCTCGGCCTGCTGTTCCCCGACCAGATGCTGCACATCGTCTATGGCGCCATGTCGCCCTACGCCGACCAGGAATGGCCGCTGCGCCTGCTCTCCATCGGGGCGCTGAGCGGCTATCTGGCGGAGATGGTCTGCTCCTATTTCTACGGCGTGCAGCGCAGCCAGTTCGCGCTCGTGGTGAACGTCACCGGGACGCTGGCGGTGTTCGCGGTGGTCGGCCCGCTGGCGGCGATGTACGGGGTCGCCGGGGTGTGCATGGCCCTGCTGTTCTCCAGCCTGCTCCGCGTCGGCGCCGCCCACTATTACCTCTCCAAGACGAGGACCGCCCATGTCGCCCGCTGA
- a CDS encoding glycosyltransferase family 4 protein, producing MSPADGSAAFAPAAIAQDALAQDALAQDGAGRRPLDLRHVVIQPAIAHPSSANGLHNVVRSLIAEQRAMGDDARLCLFSDDPDALTGIPADCPAQRFPLGGPRLSGRSLTISDATLDRLLDGAGPDTVVHIHGAVKPLFAALARGLHRRGVAYGVTLHGQCSHIYDITGRVRRRLPAAWLRVFDGPAFARARFVHAITEEEAAIVRRVAPTAAVRLLPNTAWSARRGALPAPIPRAAPDGGRPTFGYCARYEIEHKGVDLLIDGFAAYRRAGGRGVLELAGSGPARAELERRANAHGLGTHIRIHGPVFGAEKAAMMAGWHYFILTSRFDVMPTGCLEAALSGLPLVVTRETGLVPYVEGHGAGFGVSALTAEAVADALARAERTGPGAWRTMTANAHRMVVAIGDWGRIAARLRAAAYGRPS from the coding sequence ATGTCGCCCGCTGACGGCAGCGCCGCCTTCGCCCCGGCCGCAATCGCCCAGGACGCCTTAGCCCAGGACGCCCTCGCCCAGGACGGGGCCGGGCGGCGCCCGCTCGACCTCCGGCACGTCGTGATCCAGCCGGCCATCGCCCATCCCTCCTCGGCGAACGGGCTGCACAATGTGGTGCGCAGCCTGATCGCGGAGCAGCGCGCGATGGGCGACGACGCGCGGCTGTGCCTGTTCTCCGACGATCCGGACGCCCTGACCGGCATCCCGGCGGACTGCCCGGCGCAGCGCTTCCCCCTCGGCGGGCCGCGGCTGTCGGGGCGGTCGCTGACCATCTCGGACGCGACGCTCGACCGCCTGCTCGACGGCGCCGGGCCGGACACGGTGGTGCACATCCATGGCGCGGTGAAGCCGCTGTTCGCCGCGCTCGCCCGCGGGCTGCACCGGCGCGGCGTCGCCTATGGCGTGACGCTGCACGGCCAGTGCTCCCACATCTACGACATCACCGGGCGGGTGCGCCGCCGCCTGCCCGCGGCATGGCTGCGCGTCTTCGACGGCCCGGCCTTCGCCCGCGCCCGCTTCGTCCACGCCATCACCGAGGAGGAGGCCGCCATCGTCCGCCGGGTGGCCCCGACCGCTGCCGTCCGTCTGCTGCCCAACACCGCCTGGTCGGCGCGGCGCGGCGCCCTTCCCGCCCCGATCCCAAGAGCCGCGCCGGACGGCGGACGGCCGACCTTCGGCTATTGCGCGCGTTACGAGATCGAACACAAGGGCGTGGACCTGCTGATCGACGGCTTCGCCGCCTACCGCCGGGCCGGCGGGCGCGGGGTGCTGGAACTGGCCGGGTCCGGCCCCGCCCGCGCCGAGTTGGAGCGGCGTGCGAACGCCCATGGCCTCGGCACCCACATCCGCATCCACGGCCCGGTCTTCGGGGCGGAAAAGGCGGCGATGATGGCGGGCTGGCATTATTTCATCCTGACCTCCCGCTTCGACGTGATGCCCACCGGCTGCCTGGAGGCCGCCCTGTCCGGCCTGCCGCTGGTCGTGACGCGGGAGACCGGCCTCGTCCCCTATGTGGAAGGCCACGGCGCCGGCTTCGGCGTGTCCGCCCTGACGGCGGAGGCGGTGGCCGACGCGCTGGCGCGGGCCGAACGGACCGGCCCCGGCGCCTGGCGGACCATGACGGCCAACGCCCACCGCATGGTGGTGGCGATCGGCGACTGGGGGCGGATCGCCGCCCGGCTGCGCGCCGCCGCCTACGGACGCCCGTCATGA
- a CDS encoding O-antigen ligase, with protein MSAILATPKRSRTRAADHYLTFLMIVLLGYSLAGRGFAYIGAPPLFIGEVLLLSGLLVMLRTGGVFATVSSLPGTLLAILIVWVLARTLPFFGTYSFDALRDSVIVMYGLLAFVVIALLYDEPERLRRLVLAYGGFAAFFVTVMPVVYPLFQLLNAQIPTWPRYGVPFISLRPGEVGVHFAGVALFVLLGFRRLNPLQLAMLVFGMALVAAHSRGGMLAIVVPLAIALALVPRSRQLAPLLGIAAVTVIVALVLNLEIEVSSRKLSVDQLVTNVMSILGTTDTATLDGTKQWRIMWWDKIIGYTVQGDHFWDGKGFGINLADDDGFQVVDAEDGQVLRSPHNAHMTILARAGVPGFALWAALLGSWSVFMIRAFLLARRNGDRAWARLFVFLFCYWLSIVINASFDVTLEGPMLGIWFWVLFGVGIAAGLIYRNELENRSPLPH; from the coding sequence ATGAGCGCGATCCTCGCCACGCCGAAGCGCAGCCGGACCCGCGCCGCGGACCACTACCTGACCTTCCTGATGATCGTCCTGCTGGGCTATTCCCTGGCCGGGCGCGGCTTCGCCTACATCGGGGCGCCGCCGCTGTTCATCGGCGAGGTGCTGCTGCTCTCCGGCCTGTTGGTCATGCTGCGCACCGGCGGGGTCTTCGCCACGGTCTCCAGCCTGCCGGGAACGCTGCTGGCGATCCTGATCGTCTGGGTGCTGGCGCGCACGCTGCCCTTCTTCGGCACCTACAGCTTCGACGCGCTGCGCGACAGCGTGATCGTCATGTACGGCCTGCTCGCCTTCGTCGTCATCGCCCTGCTGTACGACGAGCCGGAACGGCTGCGCCGCCTCGTGCTGGCCTATGGCGGCTTCGCGGCGTTCTTCGTCACGGTGATGCCGGTCGTCTACCCGCTGTTCCAGCTTCTGAACGCGCAGATTCCCACCTGGCCGCGTTACGGCGTCCCCTTCATCAGCCTGCGCCCCGGCGAGGTCGGCGTGCATTTCGCGGGCGTCGCCCTGTTCGTTCTGCTGGGCTTCCGCCGCCTGAACCCGCTGCAACTGGCGATGCTGGTGTTCGGCATGGCGCTGGTCGCCGCGCACAGCCGCGGCGGGATGCTCGCCATCGTCGTGCCGCTGGCCATCGCGCTGGCGCTGGTGCCGCGCAGCCGGCAGCTCGCTCCGCTGCTGGGCATCGCCGCGGTCACCGTCATCGTGGCGCTGGTCCTGAACCTGGAGATCGAGGTCTCGTCGCGGAAGCTGTCGGTCGACCAGCTCGTCACCAACGTGATGAGCATCCTGGGCACCACCGACACCGCCACGCTCGACGGCACCAAGCAGTGGCGCATCATGTGGTGGGACAAGATCATCGGCTACACCGTGCAGGGCGACCATTTCTGGGACGGCAAGGGCTTCGGCATCAATCTGGCCGACGACGACGGGTTCCAGGTGGTCGATGCCGAGGACGGGCAGGTGCTGCGCAGCCCGCACAACGCCCACATGACGATCCTCGCCCGCGCCGGAGTGCCCGGCTTCGCGCTGTGGGCGGCGCTGCTGGGAAGCTGGTCGGTCTTCATGATCCGCGCCTTCCTGCTGGCCCGCCGCAACGGCGACCGCGCCTGGGCGCGGCTGTTCGTCTTCCTCTTCTGCTACTGGCTGTCCATCGTCATCAACGCCTCCTTCGACGTGACGCTGGAGGGGCCGATGCTGGGCATCTGGTTCTGGGTCCTGTTCGGCGTCGGCATCGCCGCCGGCCTGATCTACCGCAACGAACTCGAAAACCGGTCCCCGCTGCCGCATTGA